From the genome of Nitrospinota bacterium, one region includes:
- a CDS encoding pyridoxamine 5'-phosphate oxidase family protein, whose protein sequence is MAKLFDSLEQEHIDFINAQKLFFTGTNSGSKGVNISPKGIEPLKILGPNSIAYIDFIGSGNRMAEDLMEGSPVTIMFCSFDEKPLILRLYCNGKTIKNGEPGFDDKISLWNRKPDKNIRQVFIFDITKVMTSCGWGVPLFKYNGERSESRKLTG, encoded by the coding sequence ATGGCAAAACTTTTTGATTCACTGGAACAGGAACATATAGATTTCATAAACGCCCAGAAATTATTCTTCACGGGCACCAATTCCGGTTCGAAAGGGGTCAATATCTCGCCGAAAGGGATAGAACCTCTGAAAATACTTGGCCCGAACAGCATCGCATATATTGATTTCATCGGCAGCGGAAACAGGATGGCAGAAGATCTCATGGAAGGGAGCCCGGTGACGATCATGTTCTGCAGTTTCGACGAGAAGCCGTTGATCCTGAGGCTCTACTGCAATGGGAAAACGATAAAGAACGGCGAACCGGGCTTTGACGACAAGATATCCCTCTGGAATCGCAAGCCTGACAAGAATATAAGGCAGGTATTTATCTTCGACATCACCAAAGTTATGACATCCTGCGGATGGGGTGTTCCGCTTTTCAAATACAACGGCGAGCGGTCGGAAAGCAGAAAACTCACCGGCTAG
- a CDS encoding outer membrane protein assembly factor BamE has product MIRNILLVAAAIAFSYMLSIMLMGCATDRLALHEKAAISDSKILKIQKGRSTREEIRGIFGEPFDTVTLNGKESWFYKDINLKPLYLEFDKNGVVSDFESNGKDSVPETD; this is encoded by the coding sequence ATGATAAGGAACATACTTCTGGTAGCCGCCGCCATCGCCTTCTCCTACATGCTCAGCATAATGCTGATGGGATGCGCAACCGATAGGCTAGCCCTCCATGAAAAAGCCGCGATCTCCGATTCGAAGATCCTGAAAATCCAAAAAGGGAGGAGCACAAGAGAGGAGATCAGGGGTATCTTTGGAGAGCCTTTTGACACAGTGACCTTAAACGGCAAAGAGAGCTGGTTCTACAAGGATATCAATCTGAAACCGCTCTACCTTGAGTTCGACAAAAACGGCGTCGTCTCCGACTTTGAATCCAACGGTAAAGATTCCGTACCTGAAACCGACTGA